A stretch of Corallococcus soli DNA encodes these proteins:
- a CDS encoding serine/threonine-protein kinase gives MLVPDALVLDGRFRVLGPLGSGGMGEVYLGEQVSLGRKVAIKVLHHDLHAQPGMAERFKREARLLSAVEHPSVVRIVDFGQSGDAACLVMEFVEGQSLHDALQQGPLLAPRALGLLQQLAEGLAAIHDKGIIHRDLKPENVFISPGVRGEQARLLDFGIARLVEPDANSALSQIGVVLGTPEYLSPEQAVGAKVDTRADLYSFGVLAYRVLSGRLPFDGPSPRHFLSQHASAAPLPLDRAAPQLSRYVGLLALVMRLLDKDPARRLQTAHELADALGVAHAALMAFTPSQGTPIVHAGMTPAQGTSAFGVAGVRSEPSGTSAFGVSAEPVGPGSGTSAFGVTEAAVASPAVTAPPAVPRSGTAAFGTAARTGALGATTGGAAVVKAQNVTVMLTDIQGFTERMSRQTHEENARMLDTHDRLLLPLVREYDGKLVQKRGDALLAVFRAPSASIRCGMAMQQALWRHNQTVPSEQQLHVRVCLHAGEVLVTNDAVLGEPMEVVKAVEHVAAAGEVTFTEAVNMVRNRAEAAADPCGTIPLPGRQEKIQLYRLTRAAEGLPFAEGLGGKDAGPKRSPLEALSGLGTKVREGVAMLRQRPRVLGGGVAALVLVGAGIAWWVHASDPLVRARGLLKDGQPVEALQVLSGPGVPKGAPTTRLRAAAKHAQGAHDEEHVLLLGLDKEGRAGLEMGLLDGLAEDFGNGEQDRSVRKVLETLPKATVRSHFEALARGAPSMKQWGGLRYLESVQDTTGLDLVRLYTASLDSTDCGVRTKAASKLATLGDPSALPTLTRVAEAAREKPAAGTRPCNPQAFSRALEELKKKTQAAP, from the coding sequence GTGCTGGTCCCCGACGCCCTGGTCCTCGATGGTCGTTTCCGGGTCCTCGGACCCCTGGGTTCCGGGGGCATGGGTGAGGTGTACCTGGGCGAGCAGGTGTCCCTGGGCCGCAAGGTCGCCATCAAGGTCCTGCACCACGACCTGCACGCCCAGCCCGGCATGGCCGAGCGCTTCAAGCGCGAAGCCCGCCTGCTGTCCGCCGTGGAGCACCCGTCGGTGGTGCGCATCGTGGACTTCGGTCAGTCCGGGGACGCCGCCTGCCTGGTGATGGAGTTCGTGGAGGGCCAGAGCCTGCACGACGCGCTCCAGCAGGGCCCGCTGCTGGCGCCCCGGGCGCTGGGGCTGCTCCAGCAGCTGGCGGAAGGGCTGGCGGCCATCCACGACAAGGGGATCATCCACCGCGACCTGAAGCCGGAGAACGTCTTCATCTCGCCCGGCGTGCGCGGCGAACAGGCGCGCCTGCTGGACTTCGGCATCGCGCGGCTGGTGGAGCCGGATGCCAACAGCGCGCTCAGCCAGATAGGCGTGGTGCTGGGCACGCCGGAGTACCTGTCCCCGGAGCAGGCCGTGGGCGCGAAGGTGGACACGCGCGCCGACCTGTACTCCTTCGGCGTGCTGGCCTACCGCGTGCTGTCCGGACGACTGCCGTTCGACGGGCCGTCGCCGCGTCACTTCCTGTCGCAGCACGCATCGGCCGCGCCGCTGCCCCTGGACCGTGCGGCGCCGCAGCTGTCGCGCTACGTGGGCCTGCTGGCGCTGGTGATGCGGCTGCTGGACAAGGACCCGGCGAGGCGGCTCCAGACGGCGCACGAGCTGGCGGACGCGCTGGGCGTGGCCCATGCGGCGCTGATGGCGTTCACGCCGAGCCAGGGCACGCCCATCGTCCACGCGGGGATGACGCCTGCCCAGGGGACGTCGGCCTTCGGCGTGGCGGGCGTGAGGAGCGAGCCTTCCGGCACGTCGGCCTTCGGCGTGAGCGCGGAGCCGGTGGGGCCCGGGTCCGGCACGTCGGCGTTCGGGGTGACGGAGGCGGCGGTGGCGTCCCCGGCGGTGACGGCGCCCCCGGCGGTGCCTCGCTCGGGCACGGCGGCGTTCGGGACGGCGGCCCGGACGGGCGCGCTGGGAGCGACGACGGGCGGCGCGGCGGTGGTGAAGGCGCAGAACGTGACGGTGATGCTCACCGACATCCAGGGCTTCACCGAGCGCATGAGCCGGCAGACGCACGAGGAGAACGCGCGGATGCTGGACACGCATGACCGGCTCCTGTTGCCGCTCGTGCGCGAGTACGACGGGAAGCTGGTGCAGAAGCGCGGCGACGCGTTGCTCGCGGTGTTCCGGGCGCCCTCCGCGTCCATCCGCTGCGGCATGGCGATGCAGCAGGCGCTCTGGCGTCACAACCAGACGGTGCCGTCGGAGCAGCAGCTCCACGTGCGCGTGTGCCTGCACGCGGGCGAAGTGCTGGTGACGAACGACGCGGTGCTCGGCGAGCCGATGGAGGTCGTGAAGGCGGTGGAGCACGTGGCCGCCGCGGGAGAGGTGACCTTCACCGAAGCCGTGAACATGGTGCGCAACCGCGCCGAAGCGGCCGCGGACCCCTGCGGCACCATTCCCCTGCCCGGCCGCCAGGAGAAGATCCAGCTCTACCGGCTCACCCGCGCGGCGGAGGGTCTCCCGTTCGCGGAGGGGCTGGGCGGCAAGGACGCCGGCCCGAAGCGCTCACCGCTGGAAGCGCTGAGCGGCCTGGGCACGAAGGTGCGCGAGGGGGTGGCGATGCTGCGCCAGCGTCCGCGCGTGCTGGGCGGAGGGGTGGCGGCGCTGGTGCTGGTGGGAGCGGGGATCGCGTGGTGGGTGCATGCGAGTGATCCGCTGGTGCGGGCGCGCGGGTTGCTGAAGGACGGGCAGCCGGTGGAGGCGCTCCAGGTGTTGAGCGGACCGGGCGTACCGAAGGGTGCCCCCACGACGCGGCTGCGCGCGGCGGCGAAGCATGCGCAGGGGGCGCACGACGAGGAGCACGTCCTGCTGCTGGGCCTGGACAAGGAAGGCCGGGCGGGCCTGGAGATGGGGCTCCTGGACGGGCTGGCGGAGGACTTTGGCAACGGGGAGCAGGACCGCTCCGTGCGCAAGGTGCTGGAGACGCTGCCCAAGGCCACGGTGCGCTCGCACTTCGAGGCCCTGGCGCGCGGAGCGCCGTCGATGAAGCAGTGGGGCGGGTTGCGCTACCTGGAGTCGGTGCAGGACACGACAGGCCTGGACCTGGTGCGGCTCTACACCGCGTCGCTCGACTCCACGGACTGCGGCGTGCGCACGAAGGCGGCGTCCAAACTCGCGACCCTGGGCGATCCCTCCGCGCTGCCCACGCTCACGCGCGTGGCGGAAGCCGCCCGTGAGAAGCCTGCCGCCGGGACGCGTCCGTGCAATCCGCAGGCGTTCAGCAGGGCTCTCGAAGAGCTGAAGAAGAAGACGCAGGCGGCGCCGTAG
- the sitI6 gene encoding SitI6 family double-CXXCG motif immunity protein, which produces MRYFELREPMDTTPWTGEFRAQRQWGLPGVLCPTCHAEWSGVLSYPAVDLSLLPEQQSFTQPRLEPYAKYARLAEQVRPLLPPGALLQPGCTFGPLRGTAKGRFGPVTVFPSWEIFLREDALTSLRASSIRGLVPVQADLSFPVQGSERLHELQLLPIGRLHEACLPVGRPPPCTTCGRQGFRMPSKRWLDADSLPIELDIFRLEDAVTLIIATERFVEAIRALGPGDVGIVEVKAFPGSNHRPT; this is translated from the coding sequence ATGCGCTACTTCGAGCTTCGAGAGCCCATGGACACCACTCCCTGGACCGGAGAGTTTCGCGCGCAGCGGCAGTGGGGCCTACCCGGAGTGCTCTGCCCGACCTGTCATGCGGAATGGAGCGGCGTGCTGTCCTACCCCGCCGTGGACCTCTCCCTCCTCCCGGAGCAGCAGTCGTTCACGCAACCGCGCCTGGAGCCCTACGCGAAATACGCGCGGCTCGCGGAGCAGGTCCGCCCCCTGCTACCTCCAGGTGCGCTGCTCCAGCCTGGCTGCACCTTCGGTCCCCTGCGCGGCACGGCGAAGGGACGGTTCGGCCCGGTCACCGTCTTTCCCTCTTGGGAGATCTTCCTGCGCGAGGATGCACTGACCTCCTTGCGTGCCAGTTCGATTCGAGGACTCGTACCGGTGCAGGCGGACCTGTCGTTCCCGGTGCAAGGCTCGGAGCGCCTCCACGAGCTTCAGTTGCTCCCCATCGGGCGCCTGCACGAAGCCTGTCTTCCCGTGGGAAGGCCGCCACCGTGCACGACGTGCGGGCGGCAGGGATTCCGGATGCCCTCCAAGCGCTGGCTGGATGCGGACTCCCTGCCCATCGAACTGGACATCTTCCGGTTGGAGGATGCCGTGACGCTGATCATCGCCACCGAACGGTTCGTGGAGGCAATCCGTGCGTTGGGACCAGGTGATGTCGGAATCGTTGAAGTGAAGGCGTTTCCGGGAAGCAATCACCGGCCCACTTGA
- the blaCOR gene encoding COR family subclass B1 metallo-beta-lactamase, giving the protein MTSLRPCALLLLLTACATTPSVSPTSTDEIVLAEDVRIRRIAPGVWMHMTNAGKEWGFTPANGLLVEDGDTSILVDTGWNPRHAETLITWARDSLRHPVRAALVTHFHMDRTGGIPTLDAQGIAVHAREDTARRATAQGNPVPHQRLSDAQDFGPLSVFFPGAGHAPDNLIVYHPASGILYGGCFIKDAAAKDLGNLEDADTAAWPASLERARAHYPDTRVIVPGHHAPGGPELLVHTEALLREAPPAASR; this is encoded by the coding sequence ATGACCTCACTCCGCCCCTGCGCCCTGCTGCTCCTCCTCACCGCCTGCGCCACCACGCCCTCCGTTTCCCCCACTTCCACGGACGAAATCGTGCTCGCGGAGGACGTGCGCATCCGCCGCATCGCGCCCGGCGTGTGGATGCACATGACGAACGCCGGCAAGGAGTGGGGCTTCACGCCCGCGAACGGCCTCCTCGTGGAGGATGGCGACACCTCCATCCTCGTCGACACGGGTTGGAATCCGCGTCACGCCGAGACCCTGATCACCTGGGCCCGGGACTCACTGCGCCACCCGGTGCGCGCCGCGCTGGTGACGCACTTCCACATGGACCGGACCGGAGGCATCCCCACCCTCGACGCGCAGGGCATCGCCGTCCACGCGCGTGAGGACACCGCCCGCCGTGCCACCGCGCAGGGCAACCCCGTCCCCCACCAGCGCCTGTCGGATGCGCAGGACTTCGGGCCGCTGTCGGTGTTCTTCCCCGGCGCCGGCCACGCTCCCGACAACCTCATCGTCTACCACCCGGCCTCGGGCATCCTCTACGGAGGCTGCTTCATCAAGGACGCGGCGGCGAAGGACCTGGGCAACCTGGAGGACGCCGACACCGCCGCCTGGCCCGCGAGCCTTGAGCGCGCTCGCGCGCACTACCCGGACACGCGCGTCATCGTGCCCGGCCACCACGCCCCCGGAGGACCGGAGCTGCTCGTCCACACCGAGGCCCTGCTGCGCGAAGCCCCACCCGCGGCCTCGCGCTGA
- a CDS encoding CHAP domain-containing protein, with the protein MRPRSPPEDLLLLRRSSLVILMSLGCLVGCAHVPDVASHGALERPAAGPSKASWVSPGVVAVGAGGALGVKAEAPPPLEFVTPEGRDALAALMAADPRELPEEAGVIAAALEAAALFTGPALWDELLPPPSKQARGIVARAAQLVGARRLDRSVPNDCSGLVRLAYLQAGIDLVAHGFLAGENAVTGIFRRAQAAGAVHRLNPRPGDLAFFKETYDRNRDGKRNDGMTHIAVVERVDADGTVTFIHRGGKGVSRSRMNLAFPTVHRQAKGALLNDFIRPASKGLRAYLAGELFVAFASPGGL; encoded by the coding sequence ATGCGCCCGCGTTCACCCCCGGAGGACTTGTTGCTGCTGCGTCGTTCGTCGCTCGTCATCCTGATGTCGCTGGGCTGTCTGGTGGGTTGCGCGCACGTCCCGGACGTCGCCTCCCACGGTGCGTTGGAGCGGCCTGCCGCCGGGCCCTCGAAGGCTTCCTGGGTGTCGCCCGGGGTCGTGGCGGTGGGCGCCGGGGGCGCACTGGGTGTGAAGGCGGAGGCGCCCCCTCCGCTGGAGTTCGTGACGCCGGAGGGCCGTGACGCGCTGGCGGCGTTGATGGCGGCGGACCCCCGCGAACTGCCGGAGGAGGCAGGCGTCATCGCGGCGGCGCTGGAGGCCGCGGCGCTCTTCACGGGGCCCGCGCTCTGGGACGAGCTGTTGCCGCCGCCGTCGAAGCAGGCCCGGGGCATCGTGGCCCGCGCGGCGCAGCTCGTGGGCGCGCGGCGGTTGGACCGCTCGGTGCCCAATGACTGCTCGGGGCTGGTGCGGCTTGCGTACCTGCAGGCGGGCATCGACCTGGTGGCGCACGGCTTCCTCGCGGGGGAGAACGCCGTCACGGGCATCTTCCGGCGCGCGCAGGCGGCGGGCGCGGTGCACCGGTTGAACCCGAGGCCGGGGGACCTGGCGTTCTTCAAGGAGACGTACGACCGCAACCGCGATGGCAAGCGCAACGACGGGATGACGCACATCGCGGTCGTCGAGCGCGTGGACGCGGACGGCACCGTGACGTTCATTCACCGCGGGGGCAAGGGCGTGTCGCGCAGCCGCATGAACCTGGCGTTCCCCACGGTGCACCGGCAGGCGAAGGGTGCGCTGCTCAACGACTTCATCCGACCCGCGAGCAAGGGGCTGCGCGCGTACCTCGCGGGGGAGCTGTTCGTCGCGTTCGCCTCGCCTGGAGGTTTGTAG
- a CDS encoding GNAT family N-acetyltransferase: protein MSTDLTLRPIEARDDAAVAAVIRAVMPEFGADGPGFAIHDPEVDAMSAAYTRPRHAYFVVEQEGRVVGGGGIAPLDGGAPDVCELRKMYFLPQARGHGVGERLLRHCLEFARGAGYRQCYLETLAGMAQAQKLYQRLGFETLCAPMGRTGHFGCDRWYALDLTKGI, encoded by the coding sequence ATGAGCACGGACCTGACGTTGCGGCCCATCGAGGCCCGAGATGACGCGGCGGTGGCGGCGGTCATCCGCGCGGTGATGCCGGAGTTCGGGGCGGACGGCCCGGGCTTCGCCATCCACGACCCCGAAGTGGACGCGATGAGCGCGGCCTACACCCGGCCCCGACACGCCTATTTCGTCGTCGAACAAGAAGGTCGGGTGGTGGGAGGCGGAGGCATCGCGCCGCTGGACGGGGGCGCGCCGGACGTCTGCGAGCTGCGCAAGATGTACTTCCTGCCGCAGGCCCGGGGCCACGGCGTGGGCGAGCGCCTGCTGAGACACTGTCTGGAGTTCGCGCGCGGCGCCGGCTATCGCCAGTGCTACCTGGAGACGCTGGCCGGCATGGCGCAGGCCCAGAAGCTCTACCAGCGGCTCGGCTTCGAAACCCTCTGCGCCCCCATGGGCCGCACCGGGCACTTCGGCTGTGACCGCTGGTACGCGCTGGACCTCACCAAGGGTATTTGA